A window of Bos mutus isolate GX-2022 chromosome 3, NWIPB_WYAK_1.1, whole genome shotgun sequence genomic DNA:
ATGAGTCAGTGCCCGTCACGGGGAATGGAGGAAAGACGCCAGGCCCAGAGCTGAAATACCTGTTCTGAAATGGCTTCTATGTTTATCTCTCCAGAGAGGAATTTTAAAagcctctctctgctcctctttctctctctctcttttccccagaGTGGGGGAAGGGCCTTGGTAAGCCTAGCCAGTGCGCTAGCATGCTCCTGTAGGGCCAGGCCTCTTAAGGGTCATGCTGACTGGGCAGTGGGTGCCCACCTCAGAGGCCTCTTGGCCtaacccccgccccgccccccccctccATGCCCCTGGCTTTGGTTTGAAGCAAGTTGGCAGCCAACTCTGCTGAGTCTCTAGCTGGCAGTGTTTGGGGGGATTCGGAGAAGCTGACCGGCTTGGAAGCAGGAGGTGGGGAGGCCCTTTTCCCCCAGGACCCCACCCAGACTGGAGCCAGGTGTCTAgagctgggtgggggaggggcctgtGGGCAGTCAGGCTGGAGCCTGTGGACCCTGGGGGGaatgggctgggggaggggagctggctCCACCTTGGCAAGAAGGAGGGCCTTCTCTAAAGCTCATTTCACAGGAGGTGAATGTATGGCTTTTGGAGACAAAAGGACAAGAGAGGTTTTGGGGTGCTTTGAGAGAAGTGGAccaagagagctgagcactgattTGAGAAGGGGGGATTTGAGGGGACTGGAAGAATTGATGAAAGCAGTTTAACTTAAAAGGACTGGGCATTATCTGTGGGCGCGGATGTCCTGGGTATTGGGAGAAAAGTTAAGTTGAACAATACGAGATACAGTCAGTGGGTCAAGGGGAAAATGAGAGGAGTAAGAAAAGTGAGAACAGATCGTTGGGTGCCAAGCACTAgcatgggaaagagaaaagattacGTGGATTTTGATTACTGAATGGGCCAGTAGGGTCTCAGATTGAAGCCTAACAGCATTTAAAGGAACAAGTGGAAGAACAGAGTTGGAGAAATATTGCTGAGGAAATATTTAGAAGCCCATCCTTGGGTAAATATCAGGGAGGTTATGGGAAGTGCTTTGGTACCTGAAAGATACCAAGTGGATGCTATTTAGAGGATTAGTGGCAGACAGTGATGGTGGGGGGAATGTTTGGAGATAGTGGAAAGATATATCAGAGATCAAGATCAGTAAATACTAGGAGTTGAgactttttaagaaatctttgggGTAGGGTCCAGTGTGAAATGTGAGGGGTCATGTAAGTATTCGGAAGCTCAAAGGCTCTGGCCTGGCTTCTGAGTGACCGCCCACTCTCTCCACCTTTGCGCATGCCCAGGTTTTGGAATGAGGACTACACAGTACATGTGCGGATAGATGACTACCTGGACATCATCTGTCCTCATTACGAGGATAACTCTGTGCCAGATGCGGCCATGGAGCAGTACACACTGTACCTGGTGGAGCACGAGCAGTACCAGCTGTGCCAACCCCAACCCAAGGACCATGCCCGCTGGTTCTGCAAGAGTCCCAAAGCCAAGCATGGCCCGGAGAAGCTGTCTGAGAAGTTCCACCGCTTCACAGGGTTTACCCTCAGCAAGGATTTCAAAGAGGGACACAGCTACTACTACATCTGTGAGTGCCCGGGAGGCATGCACACAGGTCCACGTACTCGGGGACACACCTGACATGACGTACACGCTTCAGTACATGCTTAGTGCGGGGGCAAGCAGCAGACAGCCCCTTCCAATCctgaattctgtttttcttcattccCATTACAAATGCAGAGTGAGCTACTGTGTCCTGGGCACTCTGCTTGGCACTATAGTCACAGAGATAAATAAAACACTGCAGGGTCTCTGTCCTCCGGAATCTAGAAAGGGACATACATCTATTAATACCATTAGAACAGGGCGATATGGTAGCTATGAGCTCAGGGGCCCTGAGAAAATGACTTGAACACCTGCCAGTCTAGGGGAGGGGGGTGCACCTCATAGAAGGCTTCCTGGGGAAGATGACCCAAGAGCTTAGGGCAAGCAGAGGAGCTGCAGACAAGAGGTCATGTACAAAGACAGCATGACATCCTCAGGGAACTCCAAATGGTTCAGACTGACTGGAGCAGGAGGGACACTTGGAAATGGGGAGACAGGAGCCTCGAGAAGTACACAGGTTAGGGCATGGGGACCCAAGAAGTGCTAAGAACTTTATCCTGAGGGCAGATTTTAGGAACTGTAAGATCAACTTTGTGTAGAATGGATCCAGGCCTCACCCTATCGGGGGCTTAGGGAGAGCAAGGACATGGTGGCTGGGGAAGTGGAGCATATTGTTCCGGTCACCCCAACTTCAGGCTAGGAGGAGTGGAGAACGGACTGTGGGGAAGGGACAGTGTCTATGTTCTTTATATCATCACTTCGAAAGTCAAGAGTTATTCCCAAGAATGGGAATTTGGATTGAACTTGGGGCAGAAAGTGGGCAAAAACTTTCTGGGGAAGTGGGGAAGGTGAGAATCAAAGATCAGAGTGAGGAGAGGGATTAAAATGAGTAAGGACCAAGAGAAAGCAGGGCCAGAGGCATTTGtgcttatattttcttccaacAAAGTTTCCCTTCCTTAAAACTCTCTGGATTTATTTTGTAGCCAAGCCCATCCACCACCAGGAAGACCGTTGCTTGAGGCTGAAGGTGATGATCGCTGGCAAAATCAGTGAGTGTCAGGGTCCTGTGGGCCTTCTTTCTCCATCCTGTCATGGGCCAGGTCGAGAGATCTAGGATGGTTGGGAAATCCCGTTGCGCAGTCCAGCCAGCACTCCCACTCCTTTGCTTCCTGTGTGTACCAAGTTACCTGACCTATGACCACCCTTATCTTTCAGCTCACAGCCCTCAGGCTCATCCCAATGCACAAGAGAAGAGACTTCCAGCAGGTAGGTGGCTGGAGCAAATTGGGCCTGGGGCACAAAACGGGGTCTGCTTGAAGAGGCTGGGTATAAAAAGTGACTCCTGTGCCAGGCAGGGGCAGAGGGAACCTCGCTGGACTGTGGGCCAGTGCCAGCAATAGGGCCACTCACCTGGGAGGCCTTTGCCCTCTCGTCTTGCAGATGACCCGGAGGTGCAGGTTCTGCATAGCATCGGGCACAGCGCCGCTCCTCGCCTCTTCCCACTAGCCTGGGCTGTGCTGCTCCTGCCATTCCTGCTGCTGCAAATCCCGTGAGGGTGTGCACCACATCTGTTGTAAAGACTGGAACCAGGCTGAGGAGGCAGGCGGGCCTCCCTCACCTACATGGGGCCCCTCCCAAGGCCCCAGTCCTGGGAACCACTCCCACCACATGCTCAAGCTGCCCCCCAGCAGCCGCAAAACGGGTCGATATTTAGGGTTTCAACCCTAAGGAGGTCAGAGAGCCTGACAGTGCCATTCCCACGTCCGCGTCAGAGGGATGGACAAAGAAGTGGAGACAGTCTTCTCTCTGCCATTCCTGCCCTTAAGCCAAAGAAACAAGCTGGACAGACATGGCCTCCTAAGGGCACCGTGGGAGCCGAACTGGAAGGGGCTTGGGGGTCACAAGATGGACACTGAGCTTGGCAAAGATGCCCCTCCCATGGAGAGCCAGGATGGCTCTGAAGGAAGAGCAAGAGACAGTTTCCTGCTTGGGAGCCAGGGACAGAAGCAGCATGCTTGCTTGGGTTGACCCAGCATCTCCCCCAGAACTTGCCTCTGTGGAGCTGCCACAGGGAGGTCTGTAGTCAGACACTGCATCCTCTCTCATCCTGGGACGTCACTCCGCAGAGCTGCACCAGCAGGGGGGCTGTGCCAACCTGTTCTTAAGAGtgtaactgtaaaaaaaaaaaaaaaaaaaaaaagtgtaactgTAAGGGCAGTGCCCATGTGCAGAGTCTATGCCTAGTCTGTAGCCTGAAGGGCAGGGCCCACAAGTACGGAATGTATATGAACTTGATGTGTGTCTATGCTGATTTCTACAACTGGAGTTTTTTTATACAGTGTTCTTTGTCTCAAAATAAaggaatgtgtttgtttttttggacATGATTTTCTGCCCCTCCTTCCTAATTTATGACCATTGAGTCCTGCTACTTGCCAGGCTCTGCACTGTATCAGTAGCAAGAGGGTTTGaagtttttttcctctctccagaAATAATGCGTTTCACCAGCCCATAAGGGTGGgtgttttccttctctgaggtTTGTCCAGGACAGGAGTGCTCCCTACAGCAGTTCCAGGCTGCACCCCACTCTGGAAGTTCCTTCTGTCCAACCGctgccccactcccaccctctcAGCGCTGGGCTTCGGCATACTTACTCTTCAGGTACTCACGCTGTTGGGTGAGTCAAGGCAGCCGCTTGGAACGCCAGCTGAGGCATGCGGCCCGCCTCACAGCCCCACCAGCAAAGACGtgtgggaggctgggagggaaaGTTCCCAGCAGCAAGCTGGTTGGACTGGCGAGAGGCGGGCGGGGGGGCTCAGTGATACATTTGGCCAGTGGATTCGCCAAGTCACAGAAAGTTGGCAGTGTTGGCTGCAGGGGGAGGGCATTTCACAAAGACTCGGTGATTCCTGGCAGTTCCAGTTATTTAGGAAAGAAACCGGAAACAGGCTTCAGCAAACGGGGGAAAATCTCCCAAACTCTGGCCAACTTGAAGCTGTGAGCTGGGGTCCTGCATCAGAAGCATGTTGAAGTCTGCCTAGCAAGCTTTTGTTTCGAGTTCTACCACGTAGGCTCGCGGGCCAGGGGGAAAAAGTTGAAGCTGGGGGTCTAGGtgatccaaggagtaagcagagAGTGTGGAGCGGCTGATGCCGGGACAAACCCGCGGAGCCTTAGGAAGGGGGCCTTACGGAAAACGGCAACGTGAAGACCCTAAACGCTGCGCAGGGTCGGGACAAGCCCTCGGAGAGGCGGGGCCTGAGCTCGTGCTTGACGTTCTAGGGGTGGGCCAGGTTCCGGTTCAGTTTCCGGGGGGACCGCCGAGCGCGCAGGGGCGGAGCCAGGGGCGCGAAGGGGCGGGGCTCCGGCGTCGGGGGCTCCGGATCCTGCTAGCTGGCCCTGGGCGCGGAGAGCGGGATCTGCGACTCGGGGAGGGATGGAGGCGGGCGGATTGGCCGACTCGCTTCTTTCTGGAGCTTGCGTGCTCTTCACCCTCGGCATGTTCTCCACCGGCCTGTGAGAGAGCGGacgggctgggctggggcaggaccaggaagtcaggaaaggagagagaggggacagAGACGTGGCCGCTCTGTCAGGTTACATCTGGAACCTAGGATCAAAGTGGAATCGGGTCGAGGGGAACGGGGTACAAGGGCAAGGCTGGTCATTTGACCTGAGAGAGAAGGCCAGGGAGTTGAGGGTAGGGCTGGGGATCTGCGGTTGTCTGGAAAGGATGACAGGCATCGGGGATTTCGACTCCCCAGCAGCCTGGCTCTCCCTTTCCACCTCTCCCCCCCTGCCTTCGGGGGCCCCGTTACAGCTCGGACCTCAAGCACATGCGGATGACCCGGAGCGTGGACAGTGTCCAGTTCCTGCCCTTTCTCACCACGGATGTCAAGTGAGAGGGGGCGATGCCTGCTGGGGGGTAAAGGCTATctgagggaggctggggaggggtgaaGAGGAATGTGGACGAGCCCCCTTGGGTAccccccccccgccgccgcccccgttCACACTCAACCCCGCGGGACAATGTCCCTCCCCTGCACC
This region includes:
- the EFNA1 gene encoding ephrin-A1 — its product is MRSLLPHATAPGTQTHKASRGPTSEQTQRRADLPSRGARSAPLPLPSLPPPPQPPSPGQPRAGRGGGGAGCRAAPAQKAESRGGGARAASAVLTALPRNPAGIQTRRTPSSPPGLARPRAMEFFWASLLGLCCSLAAANRHTVFWNSSNPKFWNEDYTVHVRIDDYLDIICPHYEDNSVPDAAMEQYTLYLVEHEQYQLCQPQPKDHARWFCKSPKAKHGPEKLSEKFHRFTGFTLSKDFKEGHSYYYISKPIHHQEDRCLRLKVMIAGKITHSPQAHPNAQEKRLPADDPEVQVLHSIGHSAAPRLFPLAWAVLLLPFLLLQIP